Below is a genomic region from Amyelois transitella isolate CPQ chromosome 4, ilAmyTran1.1, whole genome shotgun sequence.
GTATCTCATACCAAGTCTTAAACTTACTCCGCATTTGGTCCCGTATATACATTGTACATCCAAAACCTGCTTGTGTGACTGTTTTTCTCATGCTAGTTGTGTTTCTATAAAGAGagttcataataatttttgtgaACTGTACCTGTAGACGGACAATAACAGGGATCTGGATGTTCAGATTTTTTGCCGCGTTGATGATGCCCTCCGCGATCACGTCGCAGCGCATGATGCCTCCGAAAATGTTCACCAGGATGGCTGTCACTTTCGGGTCCGATAGAATGATCTTGAATGCTtcctgtaaaataaatatacatatatatgctATCCATATGTTCCGGGGTTTTcataacataattatgttcTTCTTGCTGGCAGATCTAACCCGgtttggatcatggttacacatccatttgcctgaatgtgcaggtttccgctcacgatgttttctctcaatgtaagagcattggttagtagGTACTGAATGTACTGTACACTTAGGAAATAGGCATTGGTACATGGACGAGGTGGAATGTGTACCTCCATGTGCATtacatattatgttatttaaaaaaaattatgacatataggtaatatataaaagtaatttatgtataaGATTTTGACGATATATATTCCAAAAAGAATGGTATAAAAGCTggcaaaattacatttttataaagcaAGTCGAAAGTACAAgtcatttatacattttaacttCAAACTCTCGACCGGATTTAATTTACGTTATCTATGTAGTTGACTTGTTTAAATTACTATCTAATCAACGACTTTAGTCGAGCCCAAATCAGAATATTTCAACTTCTTTATGTAGTCGAGGGGTGCACTAAAAAAGATTTAccgaaattcccgcgagaACGCAAattatcagatttttttatttacgtgGGCGGACTCACGGGCGTTATCTAGTTTTGTTTAGCTTATTGCGCGCAGTAAGTAAGCTAGtagctaataaaataaaagatcaTGATTTTCCTAttagcataaaaataatactgcaAATTGTatgaacaaattacacaactATATCTGTgtataagaaaaacaaataacttcgtgttgatgatgatgttaatataaaaaaaaaaaatttgtaaaaggaAAGTTCTTGTTTTTTACcatatacctacaaaaaacttaatctagatttaatttttatgcatGGCATTAAAAGCACGGAGGTTTGTTAGGTTTGTGTTTTGTGTTGCCACGAATGCATGATTCTCGGCGTCATCCAGTACCAAATATTACCTACTATGTTAATAAGCTACAATAATTCGAGGACGCCGAAAACCGGACCATGTGGAGAGAGAAAAGGCGGGCCCGAAACCCTtttgtggagggtgcaaccgagTTCACGCAGAGATGATCGAGAGAATAAGATACAATGcgaattgtaaatttttttatcggATTTATTATGgacatatgtacgtacatatttcCTGAAATTTTTAGTTACTTTACTGGAGAAAACCGTCGTTAACTATGGAGACAAGAGCACCTGCACAAAACGCAGCCATTTTGGATCAACTTATTTACAAGTATTAGAGTAGAAAGAGCAATGTTCAAAGTAATAAGTGATTGACAGACTGATTGCAATCAATTGAACTAGACAAAGGTAATGCAAAGGTCACTAGTACGAAGTACAAACGGGCATCGTAATGAACtgatgtataaaaattaaattgttttctgCGTTTATCTTTCTTGTTTAGCCTCAATTATAGTCTTGTATGATAACTTGCACCCCGTTGTATAACAGTTTATATTAAGTAGTGTGCATTATGATTAATGTAACTCGGgtgtgtaaaatataatacgcTGGTCTGGTAGTAAAGAAAAACTTAGTATGCGGCAGTGATTCACTTCCCGCGCACATTTCGATCAAAGGAAGATGAAAATTGCGTTTTTGCAGGCGATAGATTCCACCACTAAGCTTATGGGGCCATTGTTTACTTACACTTATCACATCGTTAGGTATTAAGGCGTGAGGTGTGTTCAACTTCGACGGCGGCAGGTATCAATTTCTTTTCTTAGTTATCATCCAATATTTAATAGAACACGTAAGGTTGCGTATATCAGAAGGGATTGAGGTCGTGTAAAAAGAGGAGGGGAGAGCACATGCGCGGCTAACGCCACGAAAATACAAATTCGTTTAAATTTAAGGAAACTTAGGTTAAGATGCAACTGGGAATACTATAAGATGAAAAGAGAAGAAATGCGACATACGGAGACAGCCTGCGCGGTGGCGCCGCCGCCCACGTCGAGGAAGTTGGCGGGGTCGCCGCCGTACAGCTTGATGATGTCCATCGTGGCCATGGCCAGGCCGGCGCCGTTCACCATGCACCCGATGTTACCTGCGAAATAGTTGGCTTTATAAGTTACGCCGATGTCCCTACACATAAGCCTAACTTTTGTATGACgcgataataatattaaatatataataataatatatatgacGCGCAATATATATATCAGAGTCCGCTATAAATGATCAATATGacgaatattataaagaggtagAGTGTTACTaggtttttttgtttacaaagaTAATATTCTGGAATAACCaagaaatgaaaattctttcgaattttgttaaaaaaggtGCATTATCTGCGGGTGTTTGGCTATGCAGGTTCCTATCTACAAAGGCGAAGCCGTGCGGGCTGCTTGTAAACTACTAATAGTTAGGttgaaaatgtatttgttttcattacCTACCATCAAGCGCAATGTAGTTCAAGTTGAATTTGGCAGCTTCAATCTCTTTAGGATCCTCTTGTGTAGTGTCCCTGTAGgcgaatattttcttttgtctgAAATCCGCATTGTCGTCAAACCTGAATTTGGCGTCTAAGCAGAAGACTGAAACAACAacaactatatttaaaaaaaaaatcatttgaatTAATGTAAACCAGACAACATCATGTAGATGTTAAtgttaatacataataattataagttatttGAATGTAGTAACTATTGTTGTTTAAACAAACTGATATCAAAGTTCAACAAACTGTATTCATAACATACATTTGCCGTTTATGGCATCTTCAGCGTAAGGGTTGACCTCGATCAGGAGCGCGTCACTCTTACAAAATAAGtcgtacattttttttatcacatcaGATGCCTCGGCTGCGTTTCCTTCCAAGCCAATCTGTAACAATgtcatgatttatttttagtacttaaatagatacatttatttataacaccCACATGCCACAGCGGCATGCCCTGtatttatatgatatttaatataacaattttcattcataattaGCCACAAATTCTTAAAACCGTTACAAATGTGCAAAAAAAGTCACAAGGAGGGGAAATCTTactgttataaaaaaacagtcCAAAGAACATTTACGTGATAGATAACCTTGTACATTAAAGACTTTAACTTATCTATGAGTATAGGTATGCCtcacaaatttttgtttgttatattctTAAAgcaacttacatacatacataaatcacgcctctttcccggaggggtaggcagaggcctacatctttccacttgccacgatccctggcAAGGCAACTTTATtcttacaatattaaaaaacctGTAATTGCACATGTTATCATTCAATCAGTGCAGGGCGTAATAAATTtgtctttattattaacataaatactttttactgcTATTTACCAATACAGAGTTTTGTAAGCATCGTCGAGTGCAAAAGTagcacaaacaaaaaagttattgCGCCTTCTTCGTCGCGTCGCAATAGTAATAAATGTCAcatgacagacagacagataagCAGCAACTAAATCATAGGTTCACATGATCAATTACTGGTCAGGTCAAATTGAGAAATTATCTTTTTCAACGAACTTGGGTTTTTTGAGGGCTATCTACGTGCACATATATtagaataactttttattattgttgctTAGAAACTAATGTTGCCAACTACAATatgcatttttattgaataaagttgacaaaatgcgattattacaatttataaaacatactaataataaatcgaattcaaataaagaacTATTGGACAATGTTAATAGCTTTTTCTTGTTGAAATCCGACTATAACCTAAGGAATTAATACACATCGATATCACTATTGTTTTGTGAAATGCCTCATTAATCATCCTACCTTGGGACAATCTTTTTTTACGTGAACCTTGGGGTCATCTGAAGAGGATGGTCCTAGGTCATAAGTCTCTTAACAATTCAAATACATACCTTCTTGATGACTCTGTTGACTTGTTCGTCAGTGATTCCGGTGACAATGTCGATAGGCTCGTAGGTGATGGCGTCAGGGTTCTCCGCGGCTACATCCTCAATGTTCACGCCGCCTTGCGAAGACGCGATTATGACAGGGCcctatgtttataaaaaaaacattagttTGTACTTTACGGATACCttttgtcacgtctatatcccttgccgggtagacagagccaacagccttgaaaagactaaaatacCATGTTCACTGTATGGCTAAtaatggaattcagattcaaattgtgacaggttactacccagtgcctacaagaggaatcccaagtttgtaaggctatcccttagtcaccttttacgacatccatgggaaagatatggagtagttctaCCGAGCCGGAAACCTCACGGCACATAGATTATATAGCCGTGCCAAAGGCGCAATTTTACTTATCATATTAGCCACATGCATTAACAATGCAGTCTGACAAACTATATCTATTTGTGACATTGCAAAGACATTTCTATAATTAGTTTATGAGCGGCGAGAGTTGGGGAATCCCCTTAAgctatatattaattacagaAATTACATTGgttgatgatttttttagcTCTTTAGATAAGGTTGGCTCTACACTTGCAGGTTAGCAACCTTTATCACTTTCACTTTACCAAGGTAGCCTTAGTAGTTGATAATACGGTAATACATATCCTTACTAAGAGTTTGTTATCCGTTTTTAACgttaaaactactgaaccgatctccatgaaataatttatacagtATCGCGTACGGAGGACATGGGACTTTTCATGTGGGCAAAGCTAGCATTAATTACAATCGAATTAAGGAAGACAAAGTCAAAAATGATAAGATTagaaggccacattcagctgcatgATTATCGaaggattgagattcatatgACAGGCAATCTGCACGGAGTGAGAATCAGCTGACAGACTATGTTTTTTCTACGCTACTAGCCCAATATGGAAGCTTAACAAAATTTGGTAGAATTCTcgataataatacatacattgaaACTGCGCTCCATCATGACGGCAATGTAGAACTCCCTGCGCGGGAATTTCCTCTCAGTCACCATCACCATGTTGCAGATGCGGCCGGCGGGGCCCGTCTGCTTCGTCACCAACAGCTGCTTCAGCATTTTACCGCCGATCTCGCCTGCCTGCTCAGGcctatcaataaaaatttgtactAATGTCAATACTCCATgctgaataaatataaatccatactaatatccattataatatgtaatattattaataggtactgattatctttttcctattttcTAAAGGTTGACTGATAGAGAATGCTATTGGCATTATGTTCACCTATTGTGCCTTTAAagctcaataaagttttaaataaataaataatatttagagATGAAATGGATATCCAGCAACTATCCAATTTCTGGCCTATCCGGCACCCTTAATACTATCTGGCCGAATATCAGATAACTGCTATTCATGCAAAAACAACTGATTGCTCTAGCTCaagataagttatttttaataattacttacgtAGGCACCATTCTGACGCCTCCTTTCAGGCCATTCTTGAATGCACCTCTTCCTCTGCCACCAGCTaatacctataataattattgttatgaaaaaccggcgagcttgcatgaagagagttatgaatgtggatgaagcgtaggaagtatgcagagatcgtggcaagtggaaagaggtagtctctgcctacccctccgggaaagaggcgtgatttttatgtatgtatgtatgttatgaaaATAAGTGTAATGAAACATTAGTTTTATGGTTATATTTGTGGCCTacaacaaatttatttctaattgCAACTTCCATATAATGCTACAGGGCATGGGTTCTGTCTCTATGATTATATGAACtattatgatgaaaaaaatttattgtattatgatgaaaaaaaacccatattttaaaattatttgtgaaaTGCCAAATGAAgtataaattcttttaatacTTTGCACCTATACTTTATTTCTCACAGACAGGACAATAACTAAGACAGTAATCAAACAGCAATCAAATTTGAACCTTGATTATCACATTTACAATAAggtttaaaatgaaaacaatatattactagcgacccgccccggcttcgcacgggtgcaaaattataaatgtttttatacataaaaaccttcctcttgaatcactctacctgttacaaaaaaccgcatcaatatccgttgcgtaattttaaaaatttaagcatacagacaaacagactaaaatagcgactttgttttatactatgtagtgattttagTTATAAAAGTATACAAGTTATTTAAAGTATTACGAACCTGGGCTTTCAGCACTATGTCTTTTGTGTTGAGTTCTTGTGCAAACTTTACTATCTCGTCCTTGGTCTTGGCCACATTGAACCTTGGTACAGGAATGCCATTTTCACTCAGAAGAGTGTAACTCACATACTCGTGAACATTCAAGTGTCGTACTTGCTGCTTGCTTGGAAGGCTGGATCCGCATGTGGCTGCCAGTAactggaataaaaaaatctcaggTTAGGTACACTCCACAGTATGCAAAACACCATGAGTACCAGGCTTCAAATCCATTTAGATTTccagaaatatttatattaaagttgttAATATGATAGAAAtgtgagaaaaaaatacttcaaaacttaattttttttctctgtctgtgccaaatatcatcaaaattctattggatcaatttgaatttttatatctgttgcaaagaaacaaaaatatattttctgtttattattgtataatgAGGTATTAAACAATAGGTAAGTAAGGTAgtaaatagatatttaaattaatagggtgcattttttaagtaattaaattttacttatttgatgataaataaatagacattCACATCAATTATTCTGTCCAAGGGTTTCAATTATTAGTTCAATTGATTGATTAATCAAACTCTGTTTACTCATATTGGAATTGAATGGTTTTGAAACTTTACTTTCCACCTTACCAACTATTGACTGGCGTTTGTTATTCAAGTTTAATCCACGGAATGGGAATATTGAGTTGATTGATGTGATAGTTAGTGATGTCTGAAAGGTGATAGTGatgtcttaaacaaagagtaatgaaaaaatagaaagagtggtgataaaaaaattatactgatTACATTtagcattataaataaaacataacacatagttataaaaatatagaggACAAAATTCTCTACATCGATGACGTAAGGTCACAATAGACCTGAAAACGACAAggtcaaatttataaataaatttaccaatcttttttgtattacaaaattattttgaattgacAGACTAATACGTAGGATAACAATTGAAAAcggtaatttattatgttgggtacaatattatattcttaaatcaaaataaccgAACAAAAGGATAATGATTAATTCAGAGGCGTAGGTTAGTCAATGGGTGGTATGAATTAAACACATTTATATAAAGAGACAAACGTTGTATTTACCTTAGACCCATTTTTCAGTAAATAAGTTTCAGCAAGACCAAGGGAACGAGGAAGAAAATTcgccattttattttcttgttggCTCGACCGTCTTTCGCATCAGTCTCCGTCTGTCCTGTCACATTTATTTCCAATCAGGCGAAATTGACGTTTTAAAATGTTGctacatttttttcaatattctaCCTTTTGTTTCTACCACGCTACacaatatataatttgaatCGACTCATAAATAGTTTCGGTCATTCGCGAATCCCGGTAATAATCAGCCAACCTTTTTTACGAAagaataaatttgttatttgcACCTTTAATTGTAGAATCCCCACGCTCTAATTTCTAACCATAACGCTTATGCTGTTAGAAGGATCCGACAATATCCGACtatatggtttacttttaaagGGTAGCGCGACTATTATacaaactatatttattaatcagTAAAGGGTCGTTCGCTCAATTTACGGTTTAGGACCAAGACTCtttaaggaaataaatatacctacagtagcgtcccagtgcatttttgatcttatataATGTAGGTAACTTAGGAAAAGTACCTCTCTTTtccaaaaagttagtgccacaactaatagaaatttaagtaataaacttaaattagtcatgccgcATCATATGCATAGCAAATCAGTAAGTGATTTATGGggtatacaattttataataggttgccgaaGTCGGTTCTAGATATGCCTAAccaaaaattcaaagagtatgtaaagaaagtactttgtaaGAAGGCTTAggttataggactgatgattacccgaatgataaaaacatttggttggagcttggcacaggaacctcgttaagaattgtagtttgatgtgaacctaaatcaaaattcagtacactctgtacataaataaatctatataaagttgccaatccataaaaaattatactttttttgatattattaaaatctcatacatatgatcacgtctatatcctttgcggggtagacagagccaatagtttttaatagactgatgggccacgttcagctgtttgactaaataaaataattgagattcaaatagtgacaggttgctagcccatcgcctaaaagaagaatcctaagtatacaagcctatcccttagtcgccttttacgacatccttgggaaaaagatagagtggtcctattattttttctcttgGTGCCAGGATCCACACGGttaaatctcatataaatcaattaatctgaacaaagtattctctcgtccacatttctattttaagtttggatagttgcgaagttgacgttgttgaagaaaatgtaccagtttgttaccgcttctattgacgctttggaagcggcagtaaacatagttttaagtaatttatttcacgtcaaccattgttgtgaaaccaaaagatatgacaattatttggtaaagtatcctaaaataatgaataaaaattttgaatgtaaataaattatgtcacTTGTGTTTGTACCGGCTTCGTCTAGTCCATCCCCCCGTAGCATCGAACGCGCGATGCTTATTTTATTGGGCgagaaactatcgctgtttcgtttttttattatgacgggACAGTGATAGATTTTTGCGCGATAATAACGGCCTCAAGCGTGCCACGCTACTGGGGCAGGATCCGCCTATGATTGCAATATAGTTAGTGTACTGTATAAGAGGGATAACACCTTGAGCTAGTGAAACAAACATGCTGGGCTAGATTCCCTTGTTACCTAGGTTAGACAGTTCAGTAGTTGCTTTATTAACTGACTGTATTTAGTCCTGTAGTATTCCAGTACTAACTACTATAGATACCTCTTTCGAAAatcgtatatatattataaaataaataatgaagtcCTTCATACTCTTTAGCTCATAAGAACCAAGCAGCATGGCATGTcggtacatacataggtaatgGATGTGtagagaaaatttataaataaaacataatctcTTTTTaacaaatgataataatttattcaacaaTTAAAAAGTAACTAAACACACTGTACCATATGTACATTTTTCAAATCCTGTAAATGTGGTTTATCCACAATAactttattagatttttcttCACCCCACACTCCATTTCCAGAAAAATAGTGATTTTTTTCTAGGTAGTACAAAACTATACTCAATTTTTGTGATTGACTTAGTTTCATTAAGTCCAAATTATCATGAAGATGCGTGGTTATAGAATGAGAAGTATTAAGGTAATCAATGGCTTCTTTGATTTTACTCCATGGGTATAATACAATAGgacaattttcaaatatatctttattgctgAAATCTTTACTTAATctttcatatacatattttacttgGACTAATGGTATATTAATCCAAAAAGGATGTCTCTTTAGCATTCTATGGATATCACTTTTAAGGTATTCCTTGCCTAATGACTGAGAAACATAAAACACCAGATCTTTACCTTTCCCTAGTCTATCTCCAGGTGATTTTTCAAATACTTCAAAATGAGCTGCACTACCTGATAGAATATTTAAACTCACACACTTTTTGTTGTTACCATATAAATGTTGTAGTCTCTCTATTGCTGTTTTCTTATAGTGAAtcattttcaaaaacctaGGATGATGGTAGAATGTTATAAATTCAGGTATGGTTTTTGCATATTCTATTCTCTCTCGTATTGTGTTTGGTCCAAGTGTATATATGTCAAAACATCTTCTTTGTGCTTCATTACTGATACCAAAATCTTGTAATACCTTCCTGATTTCAAAGAGAATGCTGCAGTTCTTCATTGCTATCTTAGGGTGCATTCTTATAACTTCTTTTATATCAATTCCTCCAATAGACCTAAAGTTGACaataatatcttttaaattgtcAGGGTCAAGttgaagtaaatataaatttgattttattttatgagcgGGCATCATTATCTGTGATTGCAAGATACTAATTGTTTCATTGATGGCCCCTAGTGGACGATGTTTTATAGTAGGATATGTTTTCAATCCTCTATTGAATTCATCTTCAGCGAGATCAAGAACAAGTTCAAGATATCTCCCAATTATCCTAATCCTCAGGGAATAAAGTGAACATTCACCAATATCTCCATCAATAACATTAGTTAGTGAAGTAGGCCACTGAGTCATGAAACTAGCAAGtctattttccaaatttataatCGTATATATATCACCACTctcttttaattcatttatagtTTTTCGTTTAACTATGtttaaatatgaaacaatATGAGTGGGTTTTATATTAGAAAATCCACATTCTTGTAAAACTTTATACCTAAACTTTAAAGTAACAGGGTGTAAAAGGAACAGTATAGGATGTGATACAAGATCTTCTTTCCGGAATCCCAGGTGATATATACCATCAATTAcatcttttattttagaatcatCCAACTTACtaatgtatgaatgtttgaTACACAAGTATTGAGCTGCACTTTCAGtgacattcaaatatttttgcaagGATTTTACAACATCTTCGTTTTTCAAAGCAAAAGTACGCCTGgtagtatatgtatacaaaCACTTCGCACGAGAGAGCCCCGTACGGCAAATTGGCCCtaaaatcatattaaattatatatcacTTTTCAGGAAGTTTTGCGTGCGtaattgaattatttgagattttaaaacaaaaccaaggtttttttgtacaatttatagTAACATTTTGGTTTTGTTGTTTGTAGTGTCAGTTCTTCAGAGACAGAGAATGTCACTCATTGGTTTACCGTTTAGTTCCTTTGCAAAGCGCTAGTGTTGTATCTGTCACTAGTGATGTACAAGCTAATGTCAACAAGTTAGTGATGCACTTAATATCGAAAAATGCTGCTAGGGTTAaggttattgttttataacatTTGCAACGTCACACTAGGATCTCTTAACCTGGACCTGGCGGAGATAGCATAGCAAGACATAATTGCGGTCatccaggcataacacctagcctaaAATAAACTGTAAGATGAAGTGTACTATAGCATATTATGGCTTATGCCAAAGCAAAAATAGGCCGAATCTAACTATTCACCGGTAAGAGGTTAATATttcgttaaattattttcaatcataaagtgtatttataagaatgtgtttaaaaaattatttcttttaatcttCTTAGTTATGAGCTTCAGAAACTTATAATATtctcaatatttcattcacatcGAAAACATAAATACGGGTGCTAGTGTCGAACATCATCGAACATAGCACATATCGATAAATTAGGGTCTAAGTTAtgttaaagaattttttttcgttttagtATACCAAGGAACGAATCTTAGCGAAGCGAATAGCTATTAATGATTGGCATAGAAAATATCCAGCTAGGAACAAAACATAACCATGTGTGCCGCGGTTCTCCAGGCATAACATCttgcctggcggaagatcttccctttggtgtcgaacatcgctcccgctacaggcCTCTTCAAGGGCCACGAAAGAGCAATTGACTTTACAACAATCTTTTGGCATTCGCTTATCATAAAGTTTATATAGTTAGGTCAAAACGAAATCTCTAAGATTCAAAAGACACAAACAattgcttttatttatcttttagttATTGATATCATTTATCTCTTAACCCTTTAAACGTGAATGTCAGAGTCATCCGACAAACATTTTAtgcacataatattattttcggacttattatacataagaattatttaaaatttcaggaTCAAAGCGCAAATAAACGTATGTGAATTCAATATATTTGACTTAAATTAgtagaataattaattaatattcccAGTAAAATCCAATTTTGGGAACGTTGCCGGCAGCGATTCCAGCAAAATTTCCAGTCCCTGGCAACGTACATCATTTACTTACGTAAAAATTAACCTTAACTTAACTCGAGTATTAAACTACATcc
It encodes:
- the LOC106138392 gene encoding transcription termination factor 5, mitochondrial; this encodes MILGPICRTGLSRAKCLYTYTTRRTFALKNEDVVKSLQKYLNVTESAAQYLCIKHSYISKLDDSKIKDVIDGIYHLGFRKEDLVSHPILFLLHPVTLKFRYKVLQECGFSNIKPTHIVSYLNIVKRKTINELKESGDIYTIINLENRLASFMTQWPTSLTNVIDGDIGECSLYSLRIRIIGRYLELVLDLAEDEFNRGLKTYPTIKHRPLGAINETISILQSQIMMPAHKIKSNLYLLQLDPDNLKDIIVNFRSIGGIDIKEVIRMHPKIAMKNCSILFEIRKVLQDFGISNEAQRRCFDIYTLGPNTIRERIEYAKTIPEFITFYHHPRFLKMIHYKKTAIERLQHLYGNNKKCVSLNILSGSAAHFEVFEKSPGDRLGKGKDLVFYVSQSLGKEYLKSDIHRMLKRHPFWINIPLVQVKYVYERLSKDFSNKDIFENCPIVLYPWSKIKEAIDYLNTSHSITTHLHDNLDLMKLSQSQKLSIVLYYLEKNHYFSGNGVWGEEKSNKVIVDKPHLQDLKNVHMVQCV
- the LOC106138415 gene encoding succinate--CoA ligase [ADP-forming] subunit beta, mitochondrial; this translates as MANFLPRSLGLAETYLLKNGSKLLAATCGSSLPSKQQVRHLNVHEYVSYTLLSENGIPVPRFNVAKTKDEIVKFAQELNTKDIVLKAQVLAGGRGRGAFKNGLKGGVRMVPTPEQAGEIGGKMLKQLLVTKQTGPAGRICNMVMVTERKFPRREFYIAVMMERSFNGPVIIASSQGGVNIEDVAAENPDAITYEPIDIVTGITDEQVNRVIKKIGLEGNAAEASDVIKKMYDLFCKSDALLIEVNPYAEDAINGKFFCLDAKFRFDDNADFRQKKIFAYRDTTQEDPKEIEAAKFNLNYIALDGNIGCMVNGAGLAMATMDIIKLYGGDPANFLDVGGGATAQAVSEAFKIILSDPKVTAILVNIFGGIMRCDVIAEGIINAAKNLNIQIPVIVRLQGTKVHEARKLIAESGLRIVPRDDLDEAAQLVVQLSEIVALARKAGVEVQFDIPRYMIEQ